A window of the Trichoderma asperellum chromosome 6, complete sequence genome harbors these coding sequences:
- a CDS encoding uncharacterized protein (antiSMASH:Cluster_6.7~EggNog:ENOG41) has product MSFSTLVWEYPSSSSSSPLVASASVSAPSTSVTSPSTSPHDSGYQLQPDVMPLEVTPKYSTPPDTVDPADITTTPIHTPSAKKKKQVVLPNYPVYMREEDDWTKVEDPKEKKKIQNRVAQRTYRHRMKARLGELQARLEGREQDKAQQPLPKSSDSSTSAAAVRGFTAINQMPGIESPLSPMSQNKSSPSQVLSSMQPAVYEEPTADGTEPIFPPIPRNDLNSPPQAQTHLEAGGLLSPPNQPMVDQSSRLPHEFVLDCLRFQTHLLNRLNSLQQQLNFVPSYPSGSGVPSQGEFQPEASSPLLVKRATRADLDIALESIIQAEQVPCVSAFSPTHAEAMEYSLNTNVEVWKTGTMSKIESPSPPSHNDNNHNNNNNMLPFSAPTTPNAVLDCHEITGSGSSIISPMPQLAQETISLDERMEGIMEKVRAAGFDSFDALVSAYYCGNFGEASFLANEQRLSRNRRLPKVIDDVFQATKHWSAWERRGFQEEILKTAESMLKSEAASAHNPLMAKITPLLDLHEITNQVSTAEALVDLKRSIQDQLPNSWALGMALSFDSRNSWQRDRSNTALATTLLTNFSGRIPNDQLLQIIGACL; this is encoded by the exons ATGTCCTTCTCAACGCTCGTTTGGGAGTAtccctcatcttcctcatcctcccctCTAGTcgcttcagcttcagtttCAGCTCCCTCTACCTCAGTAACATCTCCTTCAACTTCACCGCATGACTCAGGCTACCAATTACAACCGGACGTTATGCCTTTAGAAGTCACGCCAAAATACTCTACACCTCCAGATACAGTTGATCCTGCAGATATCACGACCACTCCCATTCACACTCCATcagccaagaagaaaaagcaggtAGTATTGCCAAACTACCCGGTATACATGCGGGAGGAAGACGACTGGACGAAAGTAGAAGAccccaaggagaagaaaaagatacaGAACCGTGTTGCTCAAAGAACATACC GTCACCGTATGAAGGCACGTCTTGGTGAGCTGCAAGCCCGTCTAGAAGGCCGGGAGCAGGATAAAGCCCAACAGCCACTCCCAAAAAGCAGTGATTCATCTACTTCCGCAGCAGCGGTTCGCGGCTTTACAGCCATCAATCAAATGCCAGGCATCGAGTCTCCTCTGTCTCCTATGTCTCAGAACAAAAGCTCTCCTAGCCAAGTGCTTTCTTCGATGCAGCCGGCCGTGTACGAAGAGCCCACTGCTGATGGGACAGAGCCCATATTCCCACCAATACCTCGAAATGACCTAAACAGTCCACCGCAAGCACAGACTCACCTAGAGGCTGGGGGCCTACTATCTCCACCAAACCAACCTATGGTTGATCAAAGCTCCAGGCTGCCTCACGAATTCGTACTCGACTGCTTGCGTTTTCAGACTCACTTGTTGAACCGCCTGAATAGCCTTCAGCAGCAACTCAACTTCGTCCCTTCGTATCCTTCCGGTAGTGGCGTACCATCGCAAGGTGAGTTTCAGCCTGAAGCCTCTAGCCCTCTGTTGGTGAAAAGGGCCACGAGGGCTGACTTGGATATAGCCTTGGAAAGCATCATCCAGGCTGAGCAAGTTCCCTGCGTCAGCGCCTTCTCGCCCACCCATGCAGAGGCTATGGAATATTCTTTGAATACCAACGTGGAAGTATGGAAAACAGGTACCATGTCGAAAATTGAGTCGCCGTCGCCACCATCTCATAATGACAACAAccataacaacaacaataataTGCTTCCCTTCTCAGCACCCACCACTCCTAATGCAGTGCTAGACTGCCATGAAATTACTGGCTCCGGCTCCAGTATTATATCTCCAATGCCTCAACTAGCTCAGGAAACCATCTCTCTAGACGAGCGAATGGAGGGCATCATGGAGAAAGTTCGAGCAGCTGGCTTTGATAGCTTTGATGCCCTTGTATCTGCGTATTACTGTGGCAACTTTGGAGAGGCCTCCTTTCTAGCTAATGAGCAGCGACTGAGCCGTAATAGGCGCTTGCCTAAAGTCATTGACGATGTATTTCAAGCAACCAAGCATTGGAGCGCGTGGGAGCGCCGTGGTTTCCAAGAGGAAATACTCAAAACAGCCGAGTCTATGCTGAAATCTGAGGCTGCCAGTGCCCACAATCCTCTAATGGCCAAGATTACCCCTCTTCTCGACTTACACGAGATCACTAACCAGGTTTCTACCGCTGAAGCCCTTGTTGATTTGAAGCGATCTATTCAAGACCAG TTACCCAACTCATGGGCGCTAGGGATGGCCTTATCATTTGACAGCCGCAATTCATGGCAGAGAGACCGCTCGAATACGGCACTCGCAACAACTCTCCTCACGAACTTCTCAGGACGAATACCCAACGACCAATTGTTGCAGATTATTGGCGCATGCCTCTGA
- a CDS encoding uncharacterized protein (antiSMASH:Cluster_6.7~EggNog:ENOG41): MGGAESKEAHQKIHNATLAGVTFPSTFELYYDPSWKKFKMILGHAPSEPLYVFNLPEGWWGDLIMYNGPTLEHPPLAAVRNTGKSGMGDAVTLPPLGPGQEVIDEKMSRRRKGLTDVFSFAAVVDTREGEKTTRRVQRFEWVGSGRKEVKDLNEWTHGWKLRRVIASDAEDEDESENELPAGEILAVWADSSMSLRKAAKFQFLNSGATGELGEAWALMAVITFVRVWQRYMQVVAT; this comes from the coding sequence ATGGGTGGCGCCGAGTCAAAAGAAGCCCACCAGAAAATCCACAACGCGACCCTTGCTGGAGTTACATTCCCCAGTACTTTTGAGCTTTACTACGATCCCTCATGGAAGAAGTTCAAAATGATCCTCGGCCACGCTCCTTCCGAGCCACTTTATGTCTTCAACCTACCGGAAGGCTGGTGGGGGGATCTAATCATGTACAACGGCCCTACTCTGGAACACCCGCCGCTGGCCGCTGTGCGCAACACTGGTAAGTCGGGGATGGGAGATGCAGTCACGCTGCCCCCTCTTGGGCCGGGCCAAGAAGTCATTGATGAGAAAATGTCTCGCCGAAGAAAGGGCTTGACGGACGTCTTTTCATTTGCCGCGGTTGTGGACACCagagagggggagaaaacAACGCGACGCGTTCAGAGATTTGAGTGGGTGGGCTCAGGACGCAAGGAGGTGAAGGATTTGAACGAATGGACTCACGGGTGGAAATTAAGGCGCGTAATTGCGAGTGACGCggaggacgaagacgaatcTGAGAATGAGCTCCCAGCTGGGGAGATATTGGCTGTCTGGGCGGATTCATCCATGAGCCTGAGAAAGGCTGCCAAGTTCCAGTTCCTTAACAGTGGGGCAACCGGTGAGCTGGGGGAGGCGTGGGCCCTTATGGCGGTGATTACGTTTGTGAGGGTTTGGCAGAGATACATGCAGGTGGTGGCGACGTAG
- a CDS encoding putative secondary metabolism biosynthetic enzyme, variant 2 (antiSMASH:Cluster_6.7~EggNog:ENOG41) translates to MYEGGPNPIKVQISPAYKRANPSPPLVLIHDGGGTTFGYFMLGNLYRDVWAIHNPHFFDGGAFEGGLDEMARLYIGYMNDAGIKGDILLGGWSLGGYLSLTVARFLAEDPEAKIRILGIVMMDTPYHTPYNQEEGPTDDPVIENIPEAVQKCFDRCDEMLENWEVPKWDGPACDGKFIFFGVDGRRYSVPPGKVLYKPFNGIWSPIEVPQYKPLEESQPEKALLITPPTVLLRCTEPMPLPEGRTQPFIIDKYRNDRTLGWAGNTPEFIKAVLDVDSNHYEMFDKTNDTRIKDVTTRLNLALEILDSIGGSTKPASGGKPSLDYF, encoded by the exons ATGTACGAAGGCGGACCCAATCCCATCAAAGTCCAAATCTCGCCGGCTTATAAGCGGGCAAATCCGTCACCACCGTTAGTTTTAATCCACGATGGAGGTGGCACAACATTTGGTTATTTTATGCTGGGGAATCTTTATCGCGATGTATGGGCAATTCATAATCCTCATTTCTTCGATGGAGGTGCCTTTGAAGGCGGCTTAGATGAGATGGCGCGGCTGTACATCGGATATATGAATGATGCGGGCATCAAGGGCGATATCTTGCTGGGCG GCTGGTCTCTTGGTGGATATCTGTCCCTGACTGTTGCGCGCTTCTTGGCTGAGGACCCTGAAGCTAAGATCAGGATTTTGGGTATCGTGATGATGGACACGCCATATCACACTCCATACAACCAAGAAGAGGGGCCCACCGACGATCCTGTCATTGAAAATATCCCAGAAGCTGTGCAGAAATGTTTCGACCGCTGCGATGAGATGCTTGAGAACTGGGAGGTGCCTAAATGGGACGGTCCTGCGTGCGATGGCAAATTTATCTTCTTTGGTGTTGATGGAAGACGCTATTCTGTTCCACCTGGGAAAGTGCTGTATAAGCCCTTCAATGGAATATGGTCACCGATTGAAGTGCCACAGTATAAGCCGCTGGAGGAATCGCAGCCTGAAAAAGCATTACTAATTACGCCGCCTACAGTCTTGCTTCGGTGCACTGAGCCTATGCCTCTCCCTGAAGGCAGGACTCAGCCGTTCATAATAGACAAGTATCGCAACGATCGTACCCTAGGCTGGGCAGGTAATACACCAGAGTTTATCAAAGCAGTACTTGATGTAGACTCAAACCACTATGAAATGTTTGATAAGACAAACGACACGCGG ATCAAAGATGTTACAACGCGGCTTAACCTGGCTCTAGAGATTTTAGACAGTATTGGCGGCTCTACAAAGCCGGCTTCCGGAGGCAAACCCTCGTTGGACTATTTTTAA
- a CDS encoding uncharacterized protein (antiSMASH:Cluster_6.7~EggNog:ENOG41) has protein sequence MTTTRAINTFKALTFDCYGTLVDWESGIYNNLRPLYQQLDDSHPLKNDRLGLLRAIVRHEGLVQTANPTYLYHTVLAEAYGNLAAELGVAADQEAKAEFGYSVGSWPIYPDTLDALTRLHKHFKLVIISNVDLDSFKRTLEKQFLGFPFDAIYTAQEIGSYKPDLRNFQYLIGHCDEDLGVKKEDILHTAQSLHHDHVPAKQIGIASAWIERGEEVESVMGGDPKEYEERVAYSWKFKNMKEMADAVDAAAAKSA, from the coding sequence ATGACAACGACAAGAGCAATCAACACTTTCAAGGCTCTCACTTTCGACTGCTACGGCACCCTTGTGGACTGGGAGTCTGGCATTTACAACAACCTTCGGCCTCTGTACCAGCAGCTTGATGACTCGCATCCTCTCAAGAATGACCGTCTCGGATTGCTTCGTGCTATAGTTCGGCACGAGGGCCTCGTTCAGACTGCCAATCCGACCTACCTCTATCATACCGTTCTAGCTGAAGCTTATGGCAATCTCGCCGCTGAGCTAGGTGTCGCCGCCGACcaagaggccaaggccgagtTTGGATACAGTGTTGGCAGCTGGCCCATTTACCCAGACACTCTTGATGCCCTGACTCGGCTGCACAAGCACTTCAAGCtggtcatcatctccaatgTAGATCTTGATTCGTTCAAGCGCACGCTTGAAAAGCAGTTTCTGGGCTTTCCCTTTGACGCTATATACACGGCGCAGGAAATTGGCTCGTACAAACCCGACTTGAGAAACTTCCAATATCTCATTGGGCACTGCGACGAGGACCTAGGcgtgaagaaggaagatatCTTGCATACAGCACAAAGCTTGCATCACGATCATGTGCCTGCGAAGCAGATTGGCATAGCGAGCGCGTGGATTGAACGGGGGGAGGAAGTTGAGAGTGTGATGGGTGGAGATCCGAAAGAGTATGAAGAGAGAGTGGCCTATTCGTGGAAGTTCAAGAACATGAAGGAGATGGCGGATGcagttgatgctgctgctgcaaagagCGCCTAA
- a CDS encoding putative secondary metabolism biosynthetic enzyme (antiSMASH:Cluster_6.7~EggNog:ENOG41): MRVATRNSSFCQTNVSMSSCVTGWSLGGYLSLTVARFLAEDPEAKIRILGIVMMDTPYHTPYNQEEGPTDDPVIENIPEAVQKCFDRCDEMLENWEVPKWDGPACDGKFIFFGVDGRRYSVPPGKVLYKPFNGIWSPIEVPQYKPLEESQPEKALLITPPTVLLRCTEPMPLPEGRTQPFIIDKYRNDRTLGWAGNTPEFIKAVLDVDSNHYEMFDKTNDTRIKDVTTRLNLALEILDSIGGSTKPASGGKPSLDYF; the protein is encoded by the exons ATGCGCGTTGCAACCCGCAACTCTAGTTTCTGTCAGACTAACGTCTCTATGTCGTCCTGTGTCACAGGCTGGTCTCTTGGTGGATATCTGTCCCTGACTGTTGCGCGCTTCTTGGCTGAGGACCCTGAAGCTAAGATCAGGATTTTGGGTATCGTGATGATGGACACGCCATATCACACTCCATACAACCAAGAAGAGGGGCCCACCGACGATCCTGTCATTGAAAATATCCCAGAAGCTGTGCAGAAATGTTTCGACCGCTGCGATGAGATGCTTGAGAACTGGGAGGTGCCTAAATGGGACGGTCCTGCGTGCGATGGCAAATTTATCTTCTTTGGTGTTGATGGAAGACGCTATTCTGTTCCACCTGGGAAAGTGCTGTATAAGCCCTTCAATGGAATATGGTCACCGATTGAAGTGCCACAGTATAAGCCGCTGGAGGAATCGCAGCCTGAAAAAGCATTACTAATTACGCCGCCTACAGTCTTGCTTCGGTGCACTGAGCCTATGCCTCTCCCTGAAGGCAGGACTCAGCCGTTCATAATAGACAAGTATCGCAACGATCGTACCCTAGGCTGGGCAGGTAATACACCAGAGTTTATCAAAGCAGTACTTGATGTAGACTCAAACCACTATGAAATGTTTGATAAGACAAACGACACGCGG ATCAAAGATGTTACAACGCGGCTTAACCTGGCTCTAGAGATTTTAGACAGTATTGGCGGCTCTACAAAGCCGGCTTCCGGAGGCAAACCCTCGTTGGACTATTTTTAA